CCCGGAGGGCTTTAGCGAGCACACCGATGCCAATGGATCCTCTTTCAGGCTCAAGAAGTTAACCCAAGGAGAGCGAAGCGTCGTCCTTTGCTCCTCAGTTGGGAGACTCGACAAAGAACGTGGGATCACCACCCAAGCCGAGGAGAGGTTCCAAGCTGATGCTAGCCGCTTGACGAACTCAATCGCCAAAGGGTTGATCCAGCGGACCCAGCTCATCTCAGAGAGGATCGGTCGCATCAAGGCCAAGTACCCAAAGATCGCCAACCACTATGACTTTGTTCTTGCATATAGCGAGGACCAGGGTAAGGTCATCAACCGGCGTCGAGTCGACCGGGTGATGAGTCTCACTATCGAGCCAAAGCCCACCAAGAGTCGAGACGAGTCCCTCCTTGGTGCCTATGTGGTCGAGACGATCCACAACCACTTCGATGAAGATGCGATCTGGGGTCTGTACATGACCCTTACCCAGGTCGAGAATGCCTTTCGGTCCCTAAAGAGCGATCTTGGCCTTCGTCCTATCTATCACCAGTTAGCCGCAAGATGCGCGGCCCATCTGTTCATCTCCGTCCTTGCCTATCATCTGCTCTCAGCCATTGAGCTGACGTTACGCACTCAAGGTGACAAACGAAGCTGGCAAACCATCAAGGAAGAGGTCGCTACTCACGTGAGGAGTACCCTCATGCTCACCAACGACCAAGGGGTGGTGACCCACCTTCGCGTCTTCTCTGTTCCAGAGCCAACCCACCGTGAGATCTCGCCCTCTTGGGTGTCAGAGATCCCTCAAAGAGAATCAAGAGCACTGCGGCCCATTTGTAGGGTCCAAGCCAAACCCTACTAGCTCATCTACCTGGGGAGATGTGAGGTTGTTGCGCAAGTTGGGCTAGAAGCGTAGCCTGCAAACGCGCCCACTGGCTGCGAGGAAGGGAGGTGGCGGAGGGAGTAGGATTCGAACCCACGAGGCTTTTGGCCCAAAGCATTTCAAGTGCTTCGCATTCGTCCGCTCTGCCATCCCTCCGCGTGAGAGAATATCCTAGAGCCTGCACACCCATGGCGAGGCTGTTCACCTCTGGTGGTTATGAGGCGTCAGGGGGTTCGATCTGAGCTAGCAGCTCGTTAATCAGTGGGTCGGTTGTCGTCGCTGGTTCACGTCGTGGTTCGAGGTTGACGAAGGTCGGGTACGAGCCTAGGAACTTGACATGACCGAGGTAACGGTTGAGGTCACCAATGACCTCCTGGACGCGTGGTTCGGCAATGTGGCCAGCCAAGTCAATGGCAAAGCAGTAGATTCCTATGCCGGTCTTTGTGGGTCGAGACTCCAATTTGGTTAAGTTAATCCCTCGTGAGGCGATCTCGGCGAGGATGGAGAGCAGGGAGCCAGGCCGATCCTCAACCTGGAAGCAGACGAGGCTCGTTTTGTCGTTGCCGGTTGGCTGAGGGATCCGATCGTTGTTCAGGAGCAGAAAGCGGGTGGAGTTGGCGCTGTGGTCATCGATGTCAGCGATGAGGACGTCGAGGCCATAGAGTTGTGCGGCTCGTTTGGGTCCGATCGCAGCGATTGTCGTCGAGTCGGTTTGCGCAACCAGGTGAACCGCCTCCGCTGTGGAGTTTGTGTGCTCAAGCTGGGCGTTGGGTAGCCGTTCGCGGAGAAAGCGACCGACTTGAGCAAGCGCATGGGCATAGGAGTAGACGGTTTCGATCTTGTCGAGATGCGTCCCTTGGGCAGCGATCAGTTGCTGGCGCACTGGCAGAATGAATTCGGCATAGATCTGGAGTCGGAAACGGAAGATGAGCGCGTCAAGGGTTGGTGTTACCGTACCTTCGATCGAGTTCTCGATGGGGACGAACCCGTATTCGCAAGCGCCCGACGCGACGTCGGCCAAGACTTCTTCGATGGTTGCCCGGGCTATGCCTTCATAGGCTCGATCGCCCATAAATTCGATCAGAGCCTCTTCCGTGAAGGTCCCGGCTGGCCCAAGATAAGAGATGCACGATGGGGTGGATTCATCCATAAGAGGAGACTAGCGGTCCATGACATGCCCGGTAGGCTCGAATCGTGGATGAAAATTCGAATAATCGGCTGCGTCGAGGCGAATACGGTTGGTTCGATGCTGGCCGAAGGGCACGTATCGGGTTACCGGAGGCCATCTATGCTGCGAGCAAGAGTGATGCGGCACTTGTCGAGATGATCAAATTCGCGCTGGAGGGATCTGGTCCGGTGCTGGTGACCCGCTTTGACCCGACGCGTTTTGAACTCATTGCAGGGCTGGCACCTTGGCTCTCCTTTCCCACCATCGAAGAGGGGAGCGACTATGTGACTCTGGTGACGCGACCACTGGCGATGAACACAACTAAGCGAGTCGGCATCCTCGCTGGAGGCTCCTCAGACCGCGTGATGGCACTGGAGGCCCGAGCGGTGCTGACGGCACTCGGGGTCGATTCACACCTGATCCTCGACTGCGGAGTCTCCGCCATCGAGCGGACGATGGTTGCCCTTGATGAGACTCGTGGCGTTGAGGTTTTGATCGTGCTGGCGGGCTTCGAGGGAGCGTTGGCTACCATCGTGGCCTCGATGGTTTCGGTGCCTGTCATTGGCGTTCCAACGTCGATTGGCTATGGAGTGGCTCACGGTGGTGAGACAGCAATGGCATCGATGCTTGCCTCGTGTGCGCAAGGGCTGATGGTCATGGGCATCGACAACGGCTTCGGAGCCGCGTGTGCCGCGCTTCGCATCCTCGGGATACGTTGAGGCCGGATGCGAACCTTAGTGATCAACCCTGCCAACGGTGTGGCT
This sequence is a window from Ferrimicrobium sp.. Protein-coding genes within it:
- a CDS encoding transposase; the encoded protein is MALALAVDDRGLPVYSEIYEGNVAEPRALAQVLTHLGALGKDDLFTPTVVMDRGIATTENIVLCVTRNLDYVVIERARRSRLYQEHFASPEGFSEHTDANGSSFRLKKLTQGERSVVLCSSVGRLDKERGITTQAEERFQADASRLTNSIAKGLIQRTQLISERIGRIKAKYPKIANHYDFVLAYSEDQGKVINRRRVDRVMSLTIEPKPTKSRDESLLGAYVVETIHNHFDEDAIWGLYMTLTQVENAFRSLKSDLGLRPIYHQLAARCAAHLFISVLAYHLLSAIELTLRTQGDKRSWQTIKEEVATHVRSTLMLTNDQGVVTHLRVFSVPEPTHREISPSWVSEIPQRESRALRPICRVQAKPY
- the pheA gene encoding prephenate dehydratase, whose translation is MDESTPSCISYLGPAGTFTEEALIEFMGDRAYEGIARATIEEVLADVASGACEYGFVPIENSIEGTVTPTLDALIFRFRLQIYAEFILPVRQQLIAAQGTHLDKIETVYSYAHALAQVGRFLRERLPNAQLEHTNSTAEAVHLVAQTDSTTIAAIGPKRAAQLYGLDVLIADIDDHSANSTRFLLLNNDRIPQPTGNDKTSLVCFQVEDRPGSLLSILAEIASRGINLTKLESRPTKTGIGIYCFAIDLAGHIAEPRVQEVIGDLNRYLGHVKFLGSYPTFVNLEPRREPATTTDPLINELLAQIEPPDAS
- the larB gene encoding nickel pincer cofactor biosynthesis protein LarB, which encodes MDENSNNRLRRGEYGWFDAGRRARIGLPEAIYAASKSDAALVEMIKFALEGSGPVLVTRFDPTRFELIAGLAPWLSFPTIEEGSDYVTLVTRPLAMNTTKRVGILAGGSSDRVMALEARAVLTALGVDSHLILDCGVSAIERTMVALDETRGVEVLIVLAGFEGALATIVASMVSVPVIGVPTSIGYGVAHGGETAMASMLASCAQGLMVMGIDNGFGAACAALRILGIR